CGCAGACCTACAAcccaagcttaaaaaaaaaaaaggtggtaaATAGTGGGTGGCAGAATAACATTAATTTATAGCTATGATGGGCCTGAGCAAGTATGAAATCCGGTATCATATATTTAGAGAGCAGAATACACTGTGCTCTCAATTACTGTTCTTCAGCTGGAATTATTGACCTGATTTAGAACATATTTAGACCAGAGTTTGTGACTCTTTACTAACCTAGTAATTctaggtaaaaagaaaaaaaagtcaactATAGTCTACACTTTATGATGCTGCAGTCATCAAAAAAACTTACCTGAAGCGTTCATGAAAGCATACAACCAAATCAATAACATCCACACCTGCTGCAGACTTCTTACAGAGGAAATATCTGAAGCTTAATCAAAACCCATAGTTTACCTTTGCAGGGCAAATCATAAAACTTCAAAATAACTATTCTTTGTTATTAAATTTAGGACCCTCATTTGTTTTGCAGAGGACCATTATGCAGCTTAAATCCAACACTTCCATATAGTGTTGAAAGCATAACTAATGTCTCCAGACAGCAGAGCTTTATGGTCTGGATTTGGCATAGAATAAATGTATCTGTGTCCACTCCAGTCCGATGCTGAACTAACTTCAAAAGTTGAAAATGTGTGCATTTCATATATTCTGGAATTCAAGGAGAAGAAAATCCTGCAGTCATTTTACAGatattgtatatactgaagaAAGTTTGGTGTCCCTTCTTATCCTAATGCACAGAGAATTGCAAAATGATCCAGAAGATAAACAGATCCACACATGTACTTGATGTGTGAGCAAGATGGTTGGCTGTTACATAGGGTCACCACCTCCCAATACTGCTGCTTTTTATACCATACACTTCACACTAACAAAGGTTAGCTTGGTCGACATTGCACCTGTCCTTCagcactctcctcatcatcagaTCCTGCCCCACCATTTCCTGACCCCCCACCGCTGAGTCCTGTGATCCTGTAACCCATGTTCATCAGCATCACCTCCAGTGGGTCAGCATTCATTCGCCTCTGGTTGGCCTGACAGGCTCCCTCCATATCTTGTACCACCCGTCGGTCCAGGCCCTCACTCTGTTGGAAGATGATCGAAATTTGATGAGTCATATATGAAGTATTCCATGGAAATAACGTGCAAATATTAGACACAACTCTTTTAGGCACATCATCATAAAACATTTCTTACTTTGAATGTTACCACCATACATAACTGTGCAGGACAGCTTACCTCAGGCCGTGGACTCCACAGTCGGACAACTGGGTCAATACCACTTGTAGCCAGGAAGCAGTAAGTTGGATGAGGTTGAAGGCAGTTAACAATAGACTCATCTCCTTGGAGAACCCGTATAAGAGCTTGTGTGTCTTTTTCCCAGATGAAGAAGGAACCATCATctgacccactcacaatatactggcCATTGCTAAAAGATGATGACACGACAGTAAATTAGAAACAGAAATAACAATGTAGGGGAGGGAACAGTGAAAAACACTGATCTTTCATAGCATGGAAGTCACCTTCCCATGAAGCTAGCTTCTTTAATGTCTGTGGTAGTATTGCAGTGACCACAGTATCTGTGTTTATAATCCAAACTTCTCTCTCTCAGCAGCAGCTCATCCTCTGATAAAGAATCCTTTCTTCCCCCAGAACGCAAACGGACTGAACCCCCCTTTTTATCTTCATCTGTGAAGGCAGAAAAAAGAAATAGATGAATGATAAGCAGATTGTGGAAACAGAGCAAGTaaaaattaaaagcaaacatggggtaaatacatcaaatatataaaatcacataTTCAAATATGCAGAGCAATTTCTAATTACCCTGTTTCTAGTAATGTATAATAAAGATCAATACCATTATTACACCCCGCAGGAACCAGAGAGTCAAGAAAAATTCTACTACCCACAAGTTCacatttctgatcttgctctgaCTGTGCTCTAAAAAGCAGGGGGAAAAATTAATAGGGGATTGGAACACCATTGGAAATCTGCAATgtttctacaataaaaaaaaacaaagatgcaACAACATTCATCatgttacagtatattttatataagtagATTCCATCCCATTTGGTATGTTACTTGGTCATCAGCAATCATTTCAGCTGTCATATTAAGTTCGCTTGCTCTTAATGAAAATAGACATCATTGAACACGCGTGTTCACGAGAAAATAATATTAAGAGCTGAGAGAGGAAGGAATAATTTGATGAATACAGgagatttgtattttttaaataaagtggGATCTATCAACCTATGAAATAATGCCAAATCCTCTTTTATTAAACTTCACATGCACTAATTAGTCACAACTTGTATAATCAATCGCAGTCACAGAATGCAGACAGGTCCTATTTTGTTGACatcaaggcaagctttgcataaCCCCTTAATCTCATATATACACCAGAAATGTGTGATGAGTGGAATGGAAGTGCAGCATGACAAATTACTGCTGTGGCAGTAGTATAGAAGCAAGTAggaaatatatattgaaataaatatggatagaaacatttaaattaaaaacccTTTGGGGTTAATGTGTAATTTGGAAAggtattttattatacagcttttcataaCTGgttgacaggtctcctttaactTTTTGTCTGCAGTTCCCCAGCTTGTGCTTTCAATTGCTATCTGTTTGCAATGGTAAGAAAATAATGGAGCTTAACAATCAATGTGTACATTTAAGGTAGAATTAATAGGCGTGTAATATTAAAAATACTAGCATGAAGAAAATAATGACCAGTCAAAAAGGTGCTTGGAAGTAGATGAACCTACTTGAACATTCATTTAAAGTCGATCTTTTAGTTTGTGTATATTTAGAAACTAGCAGAATTTGGTTTAAGCAACATGTGGCCCAGTGAGGTAAATTTGGTCTAATGTGTCAGCACTGTGGCCTTCCAATTGTATGGATCCTTTTGTAAGTTAAcatttaaaactgcaaatatcataTTGTTTACCCGTATCCACTATCTAGTTGCCTGTGGACATGTCCACCATATGTGGGCCATAGTCCCTGGTGTAGAACATCccctaaaactaaaaatttttgCTGGTGTTGGGGTAGATGTGTGCTAATTTCTTTGGTGTGAGATACCATTGAAAGAGTACTTTATAGCCTGCTTCCAGTAGTATAATATTGTTTGAGCTTTTTTGCTTGTTTTCCCATAATTTCTTCCAATCAGAATCCTCAAGTGTTTTACCTATTTCCATATTCCATGATTTAATATATTGGAGATCTAGTAGTTGTTTTGGGGAGTTGACATGCTGGTATAAAATTGTTACAGCTTTCAGGGGAGTAGCTCCATCTATACACCATTTTTCAAAATAGGTTTGATTTGTAGGTTGGGGTATATGGCGTTTCCAACGCAACAGGCaggaagggcaaaaccggtctgtagttgggagtCTGATCAGTTATTATCCTGGCTGTTGCTTCAaaactacactgatgagccccaagaagggcgaaaccggtctgtagttgggaatctgatcagctattatcctggcttctgctttaaagtggacctgtcacccagacataaaagctgtataataaaagcccttttcaaattaaacatgaaacccaaaataattttttttactaccacatccatacccattataaaagcattttaaaatcccagctgtcaatcatataatgcctgccccgcctctatgccttaggcatagaggtggggcagagagttactttcactttcacttcagaacttcttagatgtcactgctctcctcacattccccctccctccgcaccatgtaattgtgtaaccagtgcatggacatgggcatcaggtccccccatactggcacagaaacaagattttggcaagatacaatgcctgctttgataacagtgtccacaaaatggcccctgcctgcttgctgcaattgtgaattcaaaggctgaagaaaataagattaaaataatttatatagtgtaagtaaagtttattttgcttgccaaacacaatagaaaacaatttgaaattatttcttaaggtgacaggtccgctttaaaaatccagtgggtaagctttagcctttatgataaacccatgtaaataggagttttctaagagccttaaggaatttgttccaagaatccctttgacttatttgcatgcGTATGAGGCAGCCTACTTAACCCTTGTAACTTGTTCAGCTATACATACAAATGTTAAAATAGGAGTAAGAACAGCAGTGATAAAAAAAAGGCTGATTGAACTTACGTGAATCATTTTTGGAAAATAAGGCCACCCTGATGTCTCTGTCTAGCGCATCACATGCACTGCTCCGTGCCTGGTCTGGGAACTTGACTTTGAACTCCTCAAGACACTCCAAAGCTTCAGACACATAGTGCAGCTCAAAGAGACAACGGGCCAATCTAAAATGCGCTTTCAGATGTGCTGGGTTAAGGGCTAAGGCCTGCAAGCAATCTCGCAAAGCATCATAGTGGTCCCCATCCCTGTGTAAGAGATGCGGGATTGACAGAAAAACAAGGTAAAGCAATTTAAAAGCAGCCatcatacagtatatctgttCATTTAGTATTCATCCCTCCTTACCACTTGCGCTTCATGTAAGCAGCAGCACGATTTCCATACAGCATGGCACTGCCAGGAGCTCTTTGGACAGCCTCACTGTACAGCTCAATAGCCTGACTCCACTGCTGCCGAGCAAATGCATCATTGGCTTTCTGCTTCACCTTCTCAAGGTGTGGAGGAAGATCAGCTGCTGCTCTAGATGGATAAGAGAAAAGAACAGGAAAGTGAGAGTGTAGTCACAAGGGGAAATAAGGAAAAGTAAGATAGGGTTAAAATGGAAAATAGTGTGCAAGAGAAAGTAGGGCAATGTATATTAAAGGGAACTAAAGCTCTAGATGAAGTTGGATTCTTTTATTTATTGCACATAGCCTCTGTAATATCTGATTTATTGTGCAGCTTAAATTTACTTTCCaggttatagttacatagtttagttgggttgaaaaaagactaaagtccatcaagtgcaacccttccaagtgaacccagcacacacatataaACCTATTTTGACTTATCGATGcactcacaaactatatataacaaaatcaatactaattgtagattttagtatcacaacagccttggataattatgcttgttcaagaaatcatccaagccccaagggtaaagacacatggagctactagtagtagctacttttcacatctactaaatgccagaaaataccctgccttgaaaatacctcactgccctcactggaCAAAAACACAAAGCGCTAACTAGCAGAAGCtattgtcatggctactaaatgccagaaaataccctgccatagacagtacttaGAACTGCCTTGGCTAAAATACacgtagagaaaattatcagtaaatgatcagcattgtctgttttgtaGCCATgggaagtagctgctactagtagctctgtgtgtctttataaaccacctaccctgcttcaaatgaaagttccgatCCTCTAATTTAAAGGTGTGGCCTCTGGTGAACTAGTCCCTTTTATGGGAAAAACAGCATCCCTTGTCTgtctataatcctctctaatgtacttgaacagagtaatcatgtctcctcacAAGccccttttccagagaaaacaaacccaaccttgacaatctaacctcatagcttaaatcttccatatCCTTTACTAGTTTAATCTCTGCACtccctccagctcattaatatctttaaagactggagcccaaaactgcactgcatactcaaagtgcgaccttaccagagacctataaagaggcaaaattatgttttcatcccttgagtcaatggctTTTTTTAGACAAGACAGGGATGGGATAAATACCATCCGGTCTTGCACCTTTATTTACTTTAAgcctcttttgaatttcctcctgacccatgcatcagtagatatattactagaattgggtttattaaaagggagttcagaatttctgctttttccctgtgaTAAGGTCCCCACTCCTTGCTTTActatttacacatttaaaaaataattttggattaattTAACCTAGctacaatatccctttccatctccattttagcttgcctgatagcatttttgcatgctttatttgctttcttgtacCTGATGGAAGTTTCAACTGTCCCAGCTAACTAGAATGCTTTAAAAgaacgttttttcttaccaaccttgacactaacacttttatccaaccataaaggttttgctttgcgatgcctttccttgctcacaaggggaatatactgacctgtatatttGTTAAGAAGCGtgttaaagatattccattttccttctgcgtttaaccctgtgaaaagcctttcccaggtTATACCAGAATTGCCCTTGTTCTTGTGGGGCACACACAGTTCACGGGTCCAGGGTGGAGCATACTGGACACACACATCAATGACTTGTACTCCAAAGCAGTTCTCTTTGTGGACACATTTGTGGGACTTGGAGGAGGAGAACTGTGATGGTGCAACCTTGAAGGTAAGTTATGGTTGTATAGtatctatctggttgctgggtGTTGGGAATGGCAAAGAAACCCTATATTATAAGAGAAACCAACTTAATTTAGGTCTTAAGTTCTGCTTAAGGAGGGATTAAGGGAAaactaaaatgataaaaatagaaTGAAAATATGGACATGGATAACAGTGATCAAGGGGTAGAACAGATAGGTGGCACTGGCAGAAAAGTGAAGGTAAAGCATAAGGGGCATGGACAAAGAAGTAAATTTGTGTACAAAACATCACAGAAACGAGATTAACCCCTTGAAAAAGAGGAATGGAACTTGAGAGCGTGTGGAAGAGAAATGGGCACAGTTGGTGACAAAACTTATAATATGGCCAAGAGGTTAAACTGTAGATGAAAGCAAGAAATTAAGAAACATAAAATAGTGAATTCAAGAGAGTGTGTATGCAAGACAAAGAGTCAAGCAAGCACCTGACAGGAGAGGCCCGCTGAAAGAGTTGAACATCAGCCTGAGGAGGTCATTAAAGAGAGAATCATGATGGGGAGAGACAGAAGACATTGCGTGAGTAAAAGAGAAAAGTATATTGGGCAGAGACGAGTAGCGAGAATAAGGCAAATAGTGTGATATATGTTGTACACGTGAGAGTAAATTTTGTGTCGAAGAAGAGGCAAACCAACAGGGGGTAAAATGGGCCAACAAGAAGTGAATGGTCTGGCTGAAATGAGACCAGCAGTTAGAATGAATGAAAAATTAGTACAAATTAAAAATTAGACAAATGAAACATAAAAGCCAGTGTGTAAATTTTATTGTTGGACAATAAAGAGTGATGAGTgggttgggtaaaaaaaaaaaaagaaagtgaatgCACAAAAACTGGGGATACGACATGCCTAAAAGCCAAAGGAAGGGGCAGTTCTCTGTAACATCTCAGATGCACACAAGGAAATTAATATTAATGGTGAATAAGCACAATAACATACAAGAGATGACCAATAAGCGTGCTAAAAATAATCAATTTAATGTTTTGTTCTCACCCCAAGTTCCTAGAATCAGCCACACAGAACCCATTGCTGTAAAGGTGAATTCCATTGGTTGTTTTTCCATTCTGTACCTCTGTCATTAAAAAGTTGACTATAAGCATCTTATTCAAATATTTTAAGTAATTGCAGAACAGGGATTCTTTTTAACAGCCTTACCTCCAGAAGTGTGAAGCGATTTAGGCAATAGGAAGGTACAAGGTCTCTGCTTGAATGTCAGATCGAAGAGGTACACCTGTAGAACAAAAGACCAAATAGTTGTTGTGGCTTGAAGAAGCTCCTGTCCCAATCATGGCGTTCAAAACAAACTGGGACTTCAAAAAGTGAAATTCTGGAGGGTATAAACCCCTACAATTCAGACAGACAAAAAGACATTAATCAAAACAAACCTATACCAAAATAATAATTCACCACTTttccttattggttgcaattattattaaaaagaagaaAGTAAAACTCGGTAACGGACCTGCTCTCCCCCCATGTTGACAAGCAGTTCAGTCCCATCTGGGCTAAAAGTTACATATGTGGCCACCAACACACGCAACCGATTATTATAATCTGGGAGTTTGACGGGTAGATGGCCTAAGGTAAAAGATAAAAGATTCAGATTTTGAATGTCAGTGTGCACTTGGGAATTACGGGTAGGTGTAGCCTGAGAGGCGTGTAGAAAAGCAGAGCTAAACTTATGTAGTGAAACTAGAAGCATACCACCATTGAAATACACAAgtacaattaaaaaatgaagcaagTGTAGAATGAGGCAATGCTTGTAGATAGAAAGAGGAGCATTAGAAAGTGTAAGAAGGCTAATTTAAAAGTATAATTAAGAGTACAGGAAATACTGGTGAGGAAAGTTGGAAAAACCTAACAAGCTAAACTGAACATATCCCACCTGCTACATAATATTGTGCAGCTCCTTCTGGAATTGGTTTCTGTCGGGAGCAAAAGGTATGTATGCCAGACTGAGTCTGCTGGAGGTTCTTTCTGTTAAAGGAACATGTTAAATTGAACCCTTACTTAAACAAAGATTGTAAACATAGTTATATATTTCGCCTATCcaaataaagaacattttcttTCATGCCTTACTCACCTGTGGCTGTGAATCATGCGAATATCATAGAGCCTGACAAAGGGCCCACTGGCTCCTACTGCCAAACAGTTGTTATCCTGTGGACTGATGCTTACACACTTGGCTTCTACAAGCTGGCCACAATACTCTGTTAGATCGATCAGAACTTCTGAGTGGGTACCGCTCTCTCGTAAGTCATATTGCCTTTTATGTGGGATAAGAAAAGAACAGGATATCCATAAAGTGACAAGTTACTATGCAGATAGCCCTAAAATGTATAGCAgagtaaaaaatataaagcattcTTGTAACTTTTTTATACAAACTCAAAGTGAATAGTACCATCTGTTAGAGTATAGTGGTAGTGCAAAAAGAAGCAATTAAGACAACAATAATACAGGAATctcatataaaataaaagatagtCTAATAACAAATGGTTCAGCATTATTAAAATCTTACTGTGCACTCATGCAAAATAATAGCCAAAGGTGTCAAATTATTAAAGGAACACAGCATTCAGATCTGGAACACCCCTGCAGTGGAGTTACCAAAATTTATGTTCAGTGCTTAAACAGGCTTAGTCATTTGTGCAGTCCTATCCTATATATAGTAATTACAGGGTTCCATGTGGGCATATTATTTCATTTGTTAAAGGGGGTATAATCCCTAAAAATTTATGAATTTTTGTTTGTAACAGGCCTTTATTCAGTTACCTTATGAGGCCATCTTCTCCTGCACTCCAGAATGTGTTAGGCCATAGAGGTGCTGTGGCAATGCGTTTCACACGATTTGTATGTTCCGAGAAAACATGGAGTGTTTCACGGGATGTGATATCATGGACATGAACTTTGGCATCTGCTGCTCCAGTAATAAGGATGCGGTCACCAGAATGCGGAAGAAACTGACATTGTAAACAATTATATGGTTAAAATAAATGATCGCGATGGGAAGAGTAAACTGAATGAGAATTATGGAtcagaatgtaaaatgggtaaggCTAATgtataattccattttttttttacgacTGAGGTTTATTTTTCTCAAACTCAAGAAtctataaatatgcccttaaggcTCTTGAGTGCTACTAACCTTTACAGAGAATATGTTGGCAGTATGTCCTGTGTGCATGGACAGCAGCTTCTTGTGATGGAAAGGATCCCATAGCATCATATGCTGGTCATCAGAGCCAGAGGCCAGCAAACTGTGGCATAGgcaaagttaaaggagaatgtTATTAACAGTCAAAATGTAAAGGAAAGGTACATTTAGCATAAGGAATGCAGTTAGTGATAAGAGGGTTAGATGTCATGCCTTAACAATGCAAATCAAAGCAGAATATTTTTCTACAAGACAAAGTAGAACAAGTCAATGACTTTCAATTTAaagtcatcatttttttttttccaaggagCACAGTCATCTCTGTTGAGGCTGCTTCactcccaccccaccccccctggATTGCTACCATGGGAACAGACATGTACCAAGGAGTTTCTGCAAGGGGAAAACTGAACACAGCACTGGCTGGGGGGGCAAGCAGatattataaacaaattattttaattattgataTGATTCAATTTAGGCTTGTGCCACACCTGGCCTGGAGTCATTACAGGTAAACTggtttaataaaaatattctgtAATGCACTTTAAGTGACCTGAGCAGTTAGAAATCAGCATTAAAGGAAGGAGACAATATTGTACTGCACATCTCCCCCAAATCAAAAAATGTCCACATTTTGGGGAGATAATAAGGGTCATTATATCCGCAAAATGCCCCATAGTGCTCATTTAAGAAGCACATGCCGCCCCCACCCCCTACTTGCTGTGATCTGCACTAAGTGCCGGATGCCATGCGCATCATTCAGGGGGATACCTTCACCATGCCCAcccttcactaatacagcactgactaatGCAATAAGTGAAGGATGCCTGCAGCTATTGGCACATACCCAAACACAgcatccaaaaaaaaaatggccaattatGCCCTTATTTTGCACACTACAGGCTATGCCTGGGTTTGCAAATGAGCCCCAATAACTTTCCCTTACACCTCACTGGCAGACACACTTTTAGGCAAGTCTAAGATCATCTGGGAGGCAAGGAGCCCAATAAAATTCCTACTGATTCTCCCTTTGTCTTAGGCCTGTTTAGGAAGACAGACCATTTATGTAAGCAGTATATACAGCAGACAACAAATATTGCACAGGGCTCAGTTTTGACTGATATTGCATCTTCTGTAACTCATGCCTGGTTGAAAAGTGGCACatggatttgttttatttttaaaaagcagcAGATTGCAAAGAAGAAAAACCAATGCATTTTACCATGTTTATAatcaaataaattaggttgaggagactgcctcatacagacaaaagcaaacaaaaggaattctgggagtgaattcaaacaaataaattaggttgaggagactgcctcatacagacagctgtagcctataggataaacccatgtaaatgggattttttttaaagagtttggaattcactcccagaattccttttgtttgctttagtctgtatgaggcagtctcctcaacctaatttatttgtttgaattcactcccagaattccttttgtttaccaTGTTTATAATGAAACACTTATTCCTAGCAAGCATTGGTAAATTGCAAGCAAATTGGTTCATGCTAAAGAACAGGCAGCATGTAGCTAGAATATGGGTGCAGATGATATGCCCTCCAATTGGTTGCGATGCTTATGGTGCACCAATCAAAAAGAGCCCATTATTTACTAGATGGTTAAGTCATGTGCTCCCTTAAACTGGCATATGCTGCAACTTATGTCTAATGTACCCAAGAAGGGGCACCCAACAAACTGGAACATTtctaataaaaacaaacacaagtATGTCTGTTGAGTTGATTCTGCATGTATGTCTGTTGAGTTATAACACACCTAATCAACATAAATGAGACCCCATGTGTGTTTTCTAGAATATCCTAACAGATATTCGCTGTGCAAAATTTAGGATGGACATTGCatggctggccatacacagagatAGCCAAATGCAACTGTTGAGTTTGTTCAGACCACTGACCCAAACAATGAAATCTCACAGTAAGTGGACCATACCTCTTTCCCATCTGTCAAGGCGCCATGTACCCACTAACAACGTGTACTGCCAGAATTAAGGGATACtggtcatgattttatggtatacttaaAAATTTctcaattacactgtttaaatagcaaaaattcactctaccatttaaaatgttattcttgaaccaacaaatgtatttatttagttgtaatattggtgtgtaggcagc
This sequence is a window from Xenopus tropicalis strain Nigerian chromosome 2, UCB_Xtro_10.0, whole genome shotgun sequence. Protein-coding genes within it:
- the wdtc1 gene encoding WD and tetratricopeptide repeats protein 1, coding for MARVNIAQDIINRQIKDKRALSFQRQHHVTDPFIRRLGLEAELQGHTGCVNCLEWNEKGNLLASGSDDQHMMLWDPFHHKKLLSMHTGHTANIFSVKFLPHSGDRILITGAADAKVHVHDITSRETLHVFSEHTNRVKRIATAPLWPNTFWSAGEDGLIRQYDLRESGTHSEVLIDLTEYCGQLVEAKCVSISPQDNNCLAVGASGPFVRLYDIRMIHSHRKNLQQTQSGIHTFCSRQKPIPEGAAQYYVAGHLPVKLPDYNNRLRVLVATYVTFSPDGTELLVNMGGEQVYLFDLTFKQRPCTFLLPKSLHTSGEVQNGKTTNGIHLYSNGFCVADSRNLGAAADLPPHLEKVKQKANDAFARQQWSQAIELYSEAVQRAPGSAMLYGNRAAAYMKRKWDGDHYDALRDCLQALALNPAHLKAHFRLARCLFELHYVSEALECLEEFKVKFPDQARSSACDALDRDIRVALFSKNDSHEDKKGGSVRLRSGGRKDSLSEDELLLRERSLDYKHRYCGHCNTTTDIKEASFMGSNGQYIVSGSDDGSFFIWEKDTQALIRVLQGDESIVNCLQPHPTYCFLATSGIDPVVRLWSPRPESEGLDRRVVQDMEGACQANQRRMNADPLEVMLMNMGYRITGLSGGGSGNGGAGSDDEESAEGQVQCRPS